The following proteins are co-located in the Manihot esculenta cultivar AM560-2 chromosome 9, M.esculenta_v8, whole genome shotgun sequence genome:
- the LOC110607231 gene encoding putative pentatricopeptide repeat-containing protein At1g12700, mitochondrial, with the protein MMMMMKMPWTRKSRSFHLQLQGAIGTIQSPFLFLFTNYCHSSTSTLEDARFLTNNFKSASFTHLDDAIASFNHVIHMHPLPSRAQFSRFLSALVKMKQYHTVLSMSKTIELLGISHDVYSLSILINCFCHLHLVDFGFSVFGKMFKFGLEPTTVTFTTLINGLCMESKMDKAVEFFDDMVARGNQPDVRTFNVIVNGLCKFGKTNVAIGLLKGMADRGCAPNVVTYNAIIDALCKDVLVGEALELFSQMRNKGISPDVITYTGLIHSVCKLGQKNQALALMNEMVEQNILPNVYTFSVLIDALCKDGMVSEAQNTFNVMIQRGVEPDVVTYNSLIDGLCISDHFKEALTLLKEMVGRNISPDVFTFNILIDTLCKKGLVSNAENIIKIMIQRGVEPNVVTYSSLMDGYCLYNQIDKARKVFDLMATNEIADIFSYTILINGYCKCKMIDDAKELFDEMSHKGLVPNVVTYSTLIEGMFQAGRPQTAQELFKNMCCHGHQPDIVTFSIMINGLCRQGNLDEALTLLKEMEESQLKPDVVTYCILINGMCKAGKINDAKELVSSLYENGLQPNVHIYSAIMKGLCREGLIDEAYKIFRDMEKGGCLPNNFSYNIIIQGFLRHEDLPKASELINEMVDKGFSADDATTELVVHLSQNNDLILSKLRNRSEASKAVQ; encoded by the coding sequence atgatgatgatgatgaagatgccttggacgaggaagagcaggagcttccatcttcagctacaaggggcaattggtaccattcaatctccattcctattcttatttaccaattattgccattcttctacttccacacttgaagatgcacgcttcttgacaaataacttcaaatctgcTTCTTTTACCCACCTTGATGATGCCATTGCTTCCTTCAATCATGTAATTCATATGCATCCTCTTCCTTCTAGGGCTCAATTTAGTAGATTCTTATCTGCCCTTGTGAAAATGAAACAATATCACACTGTCCTTTCCATGTCCAAAACAATTGAATTGCTAGGAATCTCTCACGATGTTTATTCTCTTAGcatcttaattaattgcttCTGCCACTTACACCTTGTGGATTTTGGCTTCTCTGTTTTCGGGAAGATGTTCAAATTCGGATTGGAGCCTACCACTGTGACATTTACTACcttaattaatgggctttgTATGGAGAGTAAAATGGATAAAGCAGTGGAATTTTTCGATGATATGGTTGCACGTGGTAATCAACCTGATGTTCGTACTTTCAATGTGATAGTAAACGGATTGTGTAAATTTGGGAAAACAAACGTGGCTATTGGGCTACTAAAGGGAATGGCTGATAGAGGTTGTGCGCCAAATGTTGTGACATACAATGCAATCATTGACGCACTTTGCAAGGATGTGCTAGTTGGTGAGGCTTTAGAGCTCTTCTCTCAAATGAGGAATAAGGGCATTTCACCTGATGTCATCACTTACACTGGTTTAATTCACAGTGTTTGCAAATTAGGCCAAAAGAACCAAGCTTTGGCCTTGATGAATGAAATGGTGGAGCAGAACATATTACCAAATGTTTATACCTTCAGTGTATTGATTGACGCTCTTTGTAAGGATGGAATGGTTTCAGAGGCTCAAAATACATTCAAtgtaatgattcaaagaggtgtagAGCCTGATGTGGTCACCTACAATTCCTTAATTGATGGTCTTTGCATTTCAGACCATTTCAAGGAAGCTTTGACCTTGTTGAAAGAAATGGTGGGGAGGAACATATCCCCTGATGTTTTTACCTTCAATATATTGATCGACACTCTTTGTAAGAAAGGACTGGTTTCAAATGCAgagaatataatcaaaataatgattcaaagaggtgtggAACCTAACGTTGTCACTTATAGTTCATTGATGGATGGATATTGTCTGTACAATCAAATTGATAAGGCTAGAAAGGTATTTGATCTGATGGCGACCAATGAAATAGCTGACATTTTTAGCTACACCATTTTGATCAATGGATATTGTAAGTGCAAAATGATAGATGATGCGAAGGAACTTTTTGATGAAATGTCTCATAAAGGTTTAGTTCCTAATGTTGTTACTTATTCTACTCTTATAGAGGGTATGTTTCAAGCAGGGAGGCCCCAAACTGCACAGGAGCTCTTTAAGAATATGTGCTGTCATGGTCACCAGCCAGATATAGTAACCTTCTCAATTATGATTAATGGCTTGTGTAGACAGGGGAATCTGGATGAAGCACTCACCCTATTGAAAGAAATGGAGGAAAGTCAGTTGAAGCCTGATGTTGTGACCTATTGCATTCTGATCAATGGTATGTGCAAAGCTGGCAAGATTAATGATGCCAAGGAACTGGTTTCTAGTCTTTATGAGAATGGTTTACAACCTAATGTTCATATATATAGTGCAATTATGAAAGGACTCTGCCGAGAAGGATTAATAGACGAAGCATATAAGATTTTTAGAGACATGGAAAAGGGAGGATGTTTACCgaataatttttcttataatatcaTCATTCAAGGATTTCTCAGGCATGAGGATTTACCAAAAGCATCAGAACTAATCAACGAAATGGTTGATAAGGGGTTCTCTGCTGATGATGCTACCACAGAATTGGTAGTACATTTGTCGCAGAATAATGATCTCATTCTAAGCAAACTACGAAATCGTTCTGAGGCTTCTAAAGCTGTGCAATGA